In Glaciimonas sp. PCH181, a single genomic region encodes these proteins:
- a CDS encoding LysR substrate-binding domain-containing protein — translation MKNLDMELLRTFVAITEFSSFAAAADRVHRTQSAVTQQMQRLESQLGFAVFQKTGRNKLVTTQGAKLLEYAERILALNDEAISMLDMDDVIGSLRIGAPNDIAETILPSLLSRFAKIYPQLRMEIHVGRSPFLMQALRRGEIDLTVSTRKSDAHPCIILRTSPTVWLCSSDYIHNPANPVKLVVADEPSMFREIALQALDQAKIPYRISYVAPTLVGIKAALRAGLGITARSIEMISPELRVLGESDGFPRLPDVNFFLYLRDEQVGTIAKMVFDTLSKGIPDHGRALSSL, via the coding sequence ATGAAAAATCTTGATATGGAGCTATTGCGAACCTTTGTCGCAATTACTGAATTTTCGTCTTTTGCGGCAGCCGCGGACCGCGTACATCGGACCCAGTCGGCAGTGACGCAACAGATGCAACGGCTGGAGTCGCAACTAGGCTTTGCGGTCTTTCAAAAAACCGGGCGCAACAAGCTAGTCACTACGCAGGGCGCCAAACTGCTCGAATATGCGGAACGTATTTTGGCGCTGAATGACGAGGCGATCAGCATGCTGGATATGGACGATGTCATAGGGTCGTTGCGCATCGGTGCGCCGAATGACATTGCAGAAACAATCCTGCCGTCATTGCTGTCGCGCTTCGCAAAAATTTACCCGCAGCTGCGAATGGAAATTCACGTCGGCCGAAGCCCCTTTTTGATGCAAGCGTTGCGGCGCGGAGAAATCGACCTGACCGTCTCGACTCGAAAAAGCGATGCGCATCCCTGTATTATTTTGCGAACTTCACCGACAGTCTGGCTTTGCTCATCGGATTACATCCATAATCCGGCCAATCCGGTCAAATTAGTGGTGGCGGACGAGCCCAGCATGTTTCGGGAAATCGCTTTGCAAGCGCTGGATCAGGCAAAAATTCCCTATCGCATCAGTTATGTTGCGCCGACGTTGGTGGGGATTAAGGCAGCTTTGCGGGCGGGTTTGGGGATTACGGCGCGGAGTATTGAGATGATCAGTCCGGAATTGCGGGTGTTGGGGGAGTCGGACGGTTTTCCGCGCTTACCGGATGTGAATTTTTTCCTGTATTTACGTGACGAGCAGGTTGGGACCATTGCAAAAATGGTATTTGATACGCTCAGTAAAGGCATCCCGGATCATGGGCGGGCGTTGTCTTCGCTTTGA